From a single Micromonospora pallida genomic region:
- a CDS encoding tetratricopeptide repeat protein — protein sequence MDDARDDRRTTRPAVRNDLSGTVTGPVVQSAAIHGGVHLHTGPLPPPAPRQLPPRPAHLAGRTQEIAALSRLTGTDAGSVVMLCGPAGVGKSALARWWAHEVRAGFPGGQLYVDLGGYGATGPLDPGDALGAFLRALGLASEQIPGSLAERTALYRTVTADTPLLLLLDDAYSAAQVRPLLPTSASVVLVTSRRRLTGLVADGARMVDVRPLPPADSMRLLSRVVGDVRIDREGRSAGELAELCGGLPLALTVAAGRLAARPFLSVRTMVADLADENERLTRLAGPDDVPVRTVFDVSYRDLSPQAAALYRRLSLHPGNDFGPGLATALVGADRVARTVTFDVLGELLGVSLLEEIDEERFRFHDLLRLHARETAEKSDDPVDRRAALLTILEYYLAAARNADQAVTPYRRRLPYTFRQPLGVVPEFTDRAEALAWLTREQANLVQAGRAALDNGYPELAWLLSDALWPLLLYVKNYQLRLEVDRRGVAAARAWGNIWAEADMLKRLSRASMRVGAYDDAELHGRAAVERYREAGDVRGGIDAREGLASLYLETGREEEAGRLLVDVLAENRALGEPRSVGLTCVNLAALRTRSGRTEEALSLLAEARKIFTDLGEVDPYNAARVSIGLASAHLGGGDLDAAERAAADAADRMTALGSANERAEALTLLGEIAERRGDVATARQHLTEALAAFVSLASPRARDVATRLDRAGQAGAERAE from the coding sequence TTGGATGACGCCCGAGACGACCGCAGGACGACCCGACCCGCGGTACGCAACGACCTCTCCGGGACGGTGACCGGTCCGGTCGTCCAGTCGGCGGCCATCCATGGCGGGGTGCACCTCCACACCGGGCCGTTACCCCCGCCGGCGCCCCGACAGCTGCCGCCGCGCCCGGCGCACCTGGCTGGCCGAACCCAAGAGATCGCCGCGCTGAGCCGGCTCACCGGAACCGATGCCGGGTCCGTGGTGATGCTGTGCGGTCCGGCAGGGGTGGGCAAGTCGGCGCTGGCCCGGTGGTGGGCACACGAGGTGCGGGCCGGCTTCCCAGGTGGCCAGCTCTACGTCGACCTCGGCGGGTACGGCGCGACCGGTCCACTCGACCCAGGTGACGCACTGGGTGCGTTCCTGCGCGCGCTGGGGCTGGCGTCGGAGCAGATCCCGGGCTCCCTCGCCGAGCGGACCGCGCTCTACCGGACGGTCACTGCGGACACGCCCCTGCTCCTGCTGCTCGACGACGCCTACTCGGCGGCACAGGTGAGGCCGTTGCTGCCCACGTCCGCCTCGGTCGTGCTGGTGACGAGTCGGCGTCGACTGACCGGTCTGGTCGCCGACGGTGCCCGCATGGTGGACGTGCGACCGCTGCCGCCTGCCGACTCGATGCGGCTGCTCAGTCGGGTCGTCGGGGACGTCCGCATCGACCGGGAGGGCCGATCCGCCGGTGAACTCGCGGAACTGTGCGGCGGCCTGCCCTTGGCGCTCACCGTGGCGGCCGGTCGGCTGGCAGCCCGGCCCTTCCTCTCGGTCCGCACCATGGTCGCGGACCTCGCCGACGAGAACGAGCGGTTGACCCGACTTGCCGGTCCGGACGACGTTCCGGTCCGCACGGTCTTCGACGTCTCCTACCGGGATCTCAGCCCGCAGGCCGCCGCCCTCTACCGGCGGCTGTCGCTGCATCCGGGCAACGACTTTGGGCCGGGACTGGCCACCGCGTTGGTCGGCGCGGACCGAGTGGCGCGCACCGTGACCTTTGACGTGTTGGGCGAGTTGCTGGGAGTGAGTCTGTTGGAGGAGATCGACGAGGAGCGGTTCCGCTTCCACGACCTGCTGCGTCTGCACGCGCGAGAGACCGCCGAGAAGTCGGACGACCCGGTCGACCGGCGGGCCGCACTGCTCACGATCCTCGAGTACTACCTGGCCGCCGCCCGCAACGCCGACCAGGCCGTCACCCCCTACCGGCGTCGGCTGCCGTACACGTTTCGGCAGCCGCTCGGAGTCGTACCAGAGTTCACCGACCGGGCCGAGGCGCTCGCGTGGCTTACCCGGGAGCAGGCGAACCTCGTGCAGGCCGGACGGGCCGCACTCGACAACGGATATCCGGAGCTGGCGTGGCTGCTCTCCGACGCGCTCTGGCCGCTCCTGCTCTACGTGAAGAACTACCAGCTCCGTCTCGAGGTCGACCGGAGGGGTGTGGCGGCGGCGCGGGCGTGGGGGAACATCTGGGCGGAGGCGGACATGCTCAAGCGGTTGAGCAGGGCGTCCATGCGGGTGGGGGCGTACGACGACGCGGAACTGCACGGTCGGGCCGCTGTGGAACGGTACCGGGAGGCCGGTGACGTGCGGGGCGGGATCGACGCGCGAGAGGGGCTCGCGTCGCTCTACCTGGAGACCGGTCGTGAGGAGGAGGCAGGCCGACTGCTGGTGGACGTCCTCGCGGAGAACCGCGCGCTGGGCGAACCGCGTAGCGTCGGCCTGACCTGTGTCAACCTTGCTGCCCTCCGGACCCGGTCGGGTCGGACGGAGGAAGCCCTATCGCTGCTGGCCGAGGCGAGGAAGATCTTCACCGATCTCGGGGAAGTCGATCCGTACAACGCCGCCCGGGTGTCCATCGGCCTGGCCAGCGCCCACCTGGGCGGCGGTGACCTCGACGCGGCCGAGCGTGCGGCCGCCGACGCTGCCGACCGGATGACCGCACTCGGCTCGGCCAACGAACGGGCGGAGGCCCTTACCCTGCTTGGTGAGATCGCCGAGCGACGGGGGGACGTGGCCACCGCCCGGCAGCATCTGACGGAAGCGTTGGCGGCGTTCGTGTCGCTGGCCTCGCCCCGGGCCCGGGACGTGGCGACCCGACTCGATCGGGCCGGTCAGGCGGGTGCGGAACGGGCGGAGTGA
- a CDS encoding NADAR family protein, producing the protein MSAPVSSVAEVSDLVRAGRTPEFLFFWGHRPRRDGSVGPSCLSQWWPASFTVDGLAFATAEHYMMWAKAMLFGDHAIAGKVLTVEHPNAAKTLGRRITGFDEQTWQEHRFDIVVAGNLAKFGQHPDLGAFLLGTRDRVLVEASPVDRIWGIGLAADDPAAGDPDRWRGPNLLGFALMRVRATLRERADLGR; encoded by the coding sequence ATGTCCGCACCGGTAAGCAGCGTCGCCGAAGTCTCCGATCTGGTACGCGCCGGCCGTACCCCCGAATTTTTGTTTTTCTGGGGTCACCGGCCACGGCGCGACGGCAGCGTCGGCCCCAGCTGCCTGAGCCAGTGGTGGCCGGCGTCGTTCACCGTCGACGGGCTGGCGTTCGCCACCGCCGAGCACTACATGATGTGGGCCAAGGCCATGCTCTTCGGCGACCACGCGATCGCCGGGAAGGTGCTCACGGTGGAGCACCCGAACGCGGCCAAGACCCTCGGCCGGCGGATCACCGGCTTCGACGAGCAGACCTGGCAGGAGCACCGGTTCGACATCGTGGTGGCCGGCAACCTCGCCAAGTTCGGCCAGCACCCCGACCTGGGGGCGTTCCTGCTCGGCACCCGGGATCGGGTGCTGGTCGAGGCGAGTCCGGTCGACCGGATCTGGGGCATCGGCCTGGCCGCCGACGACCCGGCCGCCGGTGATCCCGACCGGTGGCGCGGACCGAACCTGCTCGGCTTCGCGCTGATGCGGGTCCGCGCCACGCTACGGGAGCGCGCGGACCTCGGCAGGTAG
- a CDS encoding trypsin-like serine peptidase, with product MLTRDRVIAAGVAVLCGLGVAAPPVRAEVASTETSATVDTADARFHDRPIADAETAQRLADEYWTPERMRAATPLDMPAGGEVMPGEEADRPGRIGPPRTGAEPAGPRAAAPSGGAQTQSVNASPGVGKVFFSSKVTGEDFQCSAAAVNNPTANLVATAGHCVHPGDGSNNWYINWVYVPLYNDGPTPKPYGTWAARTFTSVEGWTKWNYLWWDFAFVTMYPRNGQKLVHQTGGNGISFNQSKTIPILLLGYPGLPPYDGQIQHYCQGTMQVAGAQRVKLPCPMSKGASGGPFLRQYDNTLRYGFVNSVISYQFSGNLYGPYFEEDVADIYDSVKNVP from the coding sequence GTGCTGACGCGTGACAGGGTGATCGCGGCGGGGGTCGCCGTGCTCTGCGGTCTCGGGGTGGCCGCCCCACCCGTACGGGCGGAAGTGGCCAGCACAGAGACCTCCGCCACCGTCGACACGGCGGACGCGCGGTTCCACGACCGGCCGATCGCCGACGCCGAGACCGCCCAGCGACTGGCCGACGAGTACTGGACGCCCGAGCGGATGCGGGCGGCGACCCCGCTGGACATGCCGGCCGGCGGCGAGGTCATGCCCGGGGAGGAGGCCGATCGTCCGGGTCGGATCGGGCCGCCCCGTACCGGCGCCGAACCGGCCGGCCCGCGCGCGGCCGCGCCCTCCGGCGGGGCGCAGACCCAGTCGGTCAACGCCTCGCCCGGGGTCGGCAAGGTGTTCTTCAGCAGCAAGGTCACCGGCGAGGACTTCCAGTGCTCGGCAGCGGCGGTGAACAACCCGACCGCGAACCTGGTGGCCACGGCGGGGCACTGCGTGCACCCCGGGGACGGCTCGAACAACTGGTACATCAACTGGGTCTACGTGCCGCTGTACAACGACGGCCCGACCCCCAAGCCGTACGGGACCTGGGCCGCCCGCACGTTCACCTCCGTGGAGGGGTGGACGAAGTGGAACTACCTCTGGTGGGATTTCGCCTTCGTCACCATGTACCCCCGTAACGGGCAGAAGCTGGTGCACCAGACCGGCGGCAACGGCATCAGCTTCAACCAGTCGAAGACGATCCCGATCCTCCTGCTCGGCTACCCGGGCCTGCCACCGTACGACGGCCAGATCCAGCACTACTGCCAGGGCACGATGCAGGTCGCCGGGGCGCAACGGGTAAAGCTGCCCTGCCCGATGAGCAAGGGTGCCAGTGGTGGACCGTTCCTCCGGCAGTACGACAACACACTCCGCTACGGGTTCGTGAACTCGGTGATCTCGTACCAGTTCTCCGGCAACCTCTACGGGCCGTACTTCGAAGAGGACGTCGCCGACATCTACGACTCGGTCAAGAACGTGCCGTGA